A portion of the Thunnus albacares chromosome 5, fThuAlb1.1, whole genome shotgun sequence genome contains these proteins:
- the kdm5c gene encoding lysine-specific demethylase 5C isoform X2, with translation MEVEEFVPPPECPVFEPSWEEFQDPLGYIAKIRPIAEKSGICKIRPPQDWQPPFSVELDSFRFTPRIQRLNELEAETRVKLNYLDRIARFWEIQASSLKIPHIERRILDLFSLSKVVTDEGGFEMVCKERRWARVAQRLGYPPGKNIGSLLRSHYERIVYPFEMFQSGASLPHCKPKHYDGEDVDKEYKPHSIPLRQSVQPSKMSSYGRRANRCQPDPEPTEEDIEKNPELKKLQIYGAGPKMMGLGLVARDRGIRKKDELPQTVTVKDSVSSAPDDTSVKTELLEPQERQSDGSTSSPQPPPSSVTVKTEVKTEMKKEEPQEDRKEKDEQEDDADGPCTKMTMRLRRNLNNPQCVDSFVCRMCGRGDDDEKLLLCDGCDDNYHTYCLLPPLTDPPKGNWRCPKCVAEECKKPSEAFGFEQATREYTLQSFGEMADAFKADYFNMPVHMVPTELVEREFWRLVSSIEEDVTVEYGADIHSKEFGSGFPMNNGKRNLTKEEDEYARSGWNLNVMPVLEQSLLCHINGDISGMKVPWLYVGMVFSAFCWHIEDHWSYSINYLHWGEPKTWYGVPSVAAERLEEVMKKLTPELFEFQPDLLHQLVTIMNPNILMSHGVPVVRTNQCAGEFVITFPRAYHSGFNQGYNFAEAVNFCTADWLPAGRSCIEHYRRLRRYCVFSHEELTCKMAASPEKLDLNLAAATHREMFIIVQEERKLRKGLMERGITEAEREAFELLPDDERQCDKCKTTCFLSALACSNCPERLVCLYHTQDLCNCPTEKLYLRYRYTLDELLAMLHRLKVRSESFDSWANRVKEALEQEEGNKIGKDDLEMLKMEAAEKKFPDNELLRKLNTVLKDIEHCQKTSTELLSNSKTSEAKMTLAELKSLVDTMQNLPCVMNQLEEVQAVLQTVEDFQSRAQVLVNDRDWRKDSPPTEQLQTLLEQGGKLPVVVPECNLLQGLQEQGHWLTEVRRTLGTEGGERQEVTLAVLRNLMEAGCNVPQSVSVETAMAELQELLTIAERWEEKAQICLEQRQKHPLSTLEAIVNEAQLIPVKLPNILALQGCLNRARAWVTDLEEIQNGEHYPCLDDLEGLVAIGRDLPVFMEELRQLELQVASAHSWRDKASKTFLKKSSQHSLLEVLCPCAKRRERRDETEPLDEPLDDSDTNTLGLSAQDLRDPAAIVMAFKEGEHQEKEALLRLQKSNMCKSGLNTASCKEDKENGRWDDAMETDTSSHSENSVKENGNSNHTHATTPPQSVCVCARQPRDPQLRCHLCKDWFHGGCVPFPSLLPSSGPPVNPLCWWDWDSRFLCPRCQRSRRPRLETILALLVALQRLPVRLPEGEALQCLTERAITWQGRAKEALETAELQQALQRLQELKETLRCEAKKEEDMEGSSVIVLSDSEGEEGVIDLTDENTPKKNKDSNGTQAGCENGVGKKSNVTGVGSLLALLPLLKGQVVELSPATRERLEELQLEGDLLEVSLDQTHIISRVLQAASDPSRETLQTLIKIELEDQRRTSRGRSKDSKRKRKSHRGGSGEGAGARSLDASESKKTCPLSHSPSPHLPAQIHPEVL, from the exons GATTGGCAACCACCGTTTTCAGTGGAGTTGGATAGCTTCCGCTTCACGCCCCGCATCCAGAGGCTTAATGAGTTGGAG GCGGAGACCAGAGTGAAGCTTAATTATTTGGACCGCATCGCCAGGTTTTGGGAGATCCAGGCATCCTCTTTGAAAATCCCACACATCGAAAGGCGCATCCTTGATCTTTTCAGCCTTTCAAAG GTTGTAACCGATGAAGGAGGTTTTGAGATGGTCTGTAAGGAACGGCGCTGGGCTCGTGTGGCTCAGCGGCTTGGATATCCTCCAGGCAAGAACATCGGatctctgctccgctcgcacTATGAGAGGATCGTCTACCCCTTTGAAATGTTCCAGTCTGGTGCCAGCTTGCCG CATTGCAAGCCAAAGCACTATGATGGTGAGGATGTGGATAAAGAGTACAAGCCCCACTCCATCCCCCTGCGACAGTCTGTCCAGCCATCCAAAATGAGCAGTTACGGACGCAGGGCGAACCGCTGCCAGCCTGAT CCTGAACCTACAGAGGAAGACATAGAGAAGAACCCAGAACTGAAGAAGCTACAGATCTATGGCGCAGGACCTAAGATGATGGGACTTGGACTAGTGGCGAGGGACAGAGGCATCAGGAAGAAAG ATGAGCTGCCTCAAACTGTTACCGTCAAGGACAGTGTTTCTTCTGCTCCTGATGATACCTCAGTCAAAACAGAGCTACTGGAGCCTCAAGAGAGGCAGAGCGATGGCAGTACATCTAGTCCTCAACCGCCTCCCTCTAGCGTCACCGTCAAGACAGAAGTGAAGACggaaatgaagaaagaagaacCACAGGAGGAtaggaaagagaaagatgagCAAGAAGATGATGCAGATGGACCTTGCACCAAAATGACCATGAGGCTTAGACGCAACCTCAACAACCCGCAGTGT GTGGATTCCTTTGTGTGTCGTATGTGTGGGCGGGGAGATGACGACGAGAAGCTCTTGCTGTGTGATGGCTGCGATGACAACTACCACACCTACTGTCTACTCCCCCCACTCACTGATCCTCCCAAAGGCAACTGGCGATGCCCTAAGTGTGTGGCAGAA GAGTGCAAGAAGCCTTCAGAAGCATTTGGCTTTGAACAAGCTACACGAGAGTACACTCTGCAGAGTTTTGGGGAAATGGCTGATGCCTTCAAAGCAGATTACTTCAACATGCCAGTCCAT ATGGTTCCTACTGAGCTCGTGGAGAGAGAGTTCTGGAGGTTAGTCAGTAGTATCGAGGAGGACGTGACCGTTGAATATGGAGCGGACATACACTCCAAAGAGTTTGGCAGTGGCTTCCCGATGAACAATGGCAAGAGGAACCTCACAAAGGAAGAGGAC GAATACGCCCGCTCCGGCTGGAACTTGAATGTGATGCCCGTGCTGGAGCAGTCACTCCTGTGCCATATTAATGGAGACATCTCTGGGATGAAGGTGCCCTGGCTGTATGTAGGCATGGTCTTCTCAGCTTTCTGCTGGCACATTGAAGATCACTGGAGCTACTCCATCAACTACCTGCACTG GGGTGAACCCAAGACTTGGTATGGGGTTCCCTCTGTGGCAGCTGAGCGACTTGAGGAGGTGATGAAGAAGCTGACGCCAGAGCTGTTTGAGTTCCAGCCTGACCTCCTGCACCAGCTGGTCACCATCATGAACCCCAATATCCTCATGTCTCACGGTGTACCG GTTGTACGTACCAACCAATGTGCTGGTGAGTTCGTCATCACCTTCCCCAGAGCCTACCACAGTGGCTTCAATCAGGGATATAACTTTGCTGAAGCTGTCAACTTCTGCACTGCAGACTGG CTTCCTGCTGGTCGTTCCTGTATTGAGCACTACCGACGTCTAAGGAGGTATTGTGTATTCTCACATGAGGAGCTTACTTGTAAAATGGCTGCTAGCCCAGAGAAACTAGACTTAAACCTGGCTGCAGCTACACACCGGGAAATGTTCATCATTGTTCAGGAGGAGAGGAAGCTACGGAAGGGTCTGATGGAAAGG GGCATCACTGAAGCTGAGCGTGAGGCTTTTGAGCTGTTGCCCGACGATGAGAGACAGTGTGACAAATGCAAGACCACATGCTTCCTTTCCGCTCTGGCCTGCTCAAACTGTCCGGAGCGTCTGGTGTGTCTCTATCACACTCAGGACCTGTGCAACTGCCCCACTGAAAAACTCTACCTCAG GTACAGATATACCCTGGATGAGTTGTTAGCCATGTTACACCGATTAAAGGTTCGGTCCGAGTCCTTCGATTCCTGGGCCAACAGAGTAAAAGAAGCACTTGAGCAAGAAGAGGGAAACAAGATAG GAAAAGATGACCTGGAGATGCTTAAGATggaagcagcagaaaaaaagtttcCTGACAACGAACTTCTCCGGAAACTCAACACTGTTCTTAAAGACATAGAGCACTGCCAAAAGACAAGTACTGAACTCCTCAGCAACTCAAAGACCAG TGAAGCTAAGATGACCTTGGCAGAGCTGAAATCCTTGGTAGATACGATGCAGAACCTGCCCTGTGTGATGAACCAGTTGGAGGAAGTGCAG GCGGTACTGCAGACAGTGGAGGATTTCCAGAGCCGAGCTCAAGTACTGGTCAACGACAGAGACTGGAGGAAGGACTCTCCACCAACTGAGCAGTTGCAAACATTGTTGGAGCAAGGGGGCAAGCTGCCTGTTGTGGTGCCAGAGTGTAATTTACTCCAGGGCCTTCAGGAGCAGGGGCACTGGCTGACAGAGGTGAGGCGCACACTGGGAACAGAAGGAGGTGAGAGGCAGGAGGTGACGTTGGCTGTGCTGAGGAACTTGATGGAAGCAGGCTGCAACGTGCCCCAGAGCGTGTCTGTGGAGACGGCCATGGCAGAGCTTCAGGAACTGCTCACAATTGCAGAACGTTGGGAGGAGAAAGCACAGATCTGCCTAGAACAAAG aCAAAAGCACCCTCTCTCCACACTGGAGGCAATAGTAAACGAGGCCCAGCTTATCCCTGTCAAGCTGCCCAACATCCTGGCTCTGCAGGGCTGTCTGAACCGTGCACGGGCCTGGGTAACAGACCTGGAGGAAATCCag aATGGGGAGCATTACCCATGTCTGGATGACCTGGAGGGCCTGGTGGCTATTGGACGGGACTTGCCCGTCTTCATGGAGGAGCTACGACAACTGGAACTGCAGGTGGCCAGCGCTCACTCCTGGAGGGACAAGGCCAGCAAGACCTTCCTGAAGAAGAGCAGTCAGCACAGTCTTCTAGAG GTGTTGTGTCCGTGTGCAAAAAGACGAGAGAGGCGAGATGAGACTGAGCCGTTGGATGAACCATTAGATGATTCTGACACCAACACTCTGGGCCTCTCTGCTCAGGACCTGAGGGACCCTGCAGCTATT GTGATGGCGTTCAAAGAAGGGGAGCATCAGGAGAAGGAGGCACTACTGAGGTTACAGAAATCGAACATGTGTAAATCTGGACTTAACACTGCAAGTTGCAAGGAGGACAAGGAGAACGGGAGGTGGGACGACGCCATGGAAACGGACACATCCAGCCACTCAGAGAACTCTGTAAAAGAGAACGGTAACAGTAACCACACCCATGCCACCACCCCTCCTCAGTCAGTGTGCGTGTGCGCCAGGCAGCCTCGTGACCCTCAACTCCGCTGCCATCTGTGTAAGGACTGGTTCCACGGTGGCTGTGTCcctttcccctccctcctcccttcctccggACCACCGGTTAACCCCCTCTGCTGGTGGGACTGGGACTCACGATTCTTGTGTCCGCGATGCCAGCGATCGCGGCGCCCACGCCTGGAGACTATCCTGGCATTACTTGTAGCCCTGCAGCGGCTGCCAGTGCGTCTGCCTGAGGGAGAGGCGCTGCAGTGTCTCACAGAGAGGGCCATCACTTGGCAGGGCCGTGCCAAGGAGGCACTCGagacagcagagctgcagcaggcGCTTCAGAGGCTGCAAGAACTCAAAGAGACTCTCCGTTGTGAAGctaagaaagaggaagacatgGAAGGGAGTTCAGTGATTGTTTTATCAGACTCCGAGGGAGAGGAAGGAGTCATTGATCTGACTGACGAAAATACACCTAAAAAGAACAAAGACAGCAACGGCACTCAG GCCGGATGTGAAAATGGTGTTGGCAAGAAGTCAAATGTTACAG GTGTGGGTTCTCTGCTGGCACTGCTGCCTTTGCTAAAAGGCCAGGTCGTGGAACTTTCCCCGGCCACCAGGGAACggctggaggagctgcagctggaagGAGATCTGCTTGAGGTGTCTTTGGACCAGACACACATCATCAGTAGAGTCCTGCAAGCTGCCTCTGATCCATCCAGAGAAACACTGCAAACGCTCATTAAG atCGAGCTCGAAGACCAGAGACGAACCAGCCGCGGACGGAGCAAGGACTccaaaaggaagagaaagagccACAGAGGTGGCAGTGGAGAAGGGGCAGGAGCCAGATCATTGGATGCCTCAGAGTCAAAGAAAACCTGTCCCCTCAGCCACAGCCCCTCCCCTCACTTACCTGCCCAGATCCATCCAGAG GTTTTGTGA
- the kdm5c gene encoding lysine-specific demethylase 5C isoform X1, with the protein MEVEEFVPPPECPVFEPSWEEFQDPLGYIAKIRPIAEKSGICKIRPPQDWQPPFSVELDSFRFTPRIQRLNELEAETRVKLNYLDRIARFWEIQASSLKIPHIERRILDLFSLSKVVTDEGGFEMVCKERRWARVAQRLGYPPGKNIGSLLRSHYERIVYPFEMFQSGASLPHCKPKHYDGEDVDKEYKPHSIPLRQSVQPSKMSSYGRRANRCQPDGPEDLAPHPLTTGSQLISAPEPTEEDIEKNPELKKLQIYGAGPKMMGLGLVARDRGIRKKDELPQTVTVKDSVSSAPDDTSVKTELLEPQERQSDGSTSSPQPPPSSVTVKTEVKTEMKKEEPQEDRKEKDEQEDDADGPCTKMTMRLRRNLNNPQCVDSFVCRMCGRGDDDEKLLLCDGCDDNYHTYCLLPPLTDPPKGNWRCPKCVAEECKKPSEAFGFEQATREYTLQSFGEMADAFKADYFNMPVHMVPTELVEREFWRLVSSIEEDVTVEYGADIHSKEFGSGFPMNNGKRNLTKEEDEYARSGWNLNVMPVLEQSLLCHINGDISGMKVPWLYVGMVFSAFCWHIEDHWSYSINYLHWGEPKTWYGVPSVAAERLEEVMKKLTPELFEFQPDLLHQLVTIMNPNILMSHGVPVVRTNQCAGEFVITFPRAYHSGFNQGYNFAEAVNFCTADWLPAGRSCIEHYRRLRRYCVFSHEELTCKMAASPEKLDLNLAAATHREMFIIVQEERKLRKGLMERGITEAEREAFELLPDDERQCDKCKTTCFLSALACSNCPERLVCLYHTQDLCNCPTEKLYLRYRYTLDELLAMLHRLKVRSESFDSWANRVKEALEQEEGNKIGKDDLEMLKMEAAEKKFPDNELLRKLNTVLKDIEHCQKTSTELLSNSKTSEAKMTLAELKSLVDTMQNLPCVMNQLEEVQAVLQTVEDFQSRAQVLVNDRDWRKDSPPTEQLQTLLEQGGKLPVVVPECNLLQGLQEQGHWLTEVRRTLGTEGGERQEVTLAVLRNLMEAGCNVPQSVSVETAMAELQELLTIAERWEEKAQICLEQRQKHPLSTLEAIVNEAQLIPVKLPNILALQGCLNRARAWVTDLEEIQNGEHYPCLDDLEGLVAIGRDLPVFMEELRQLELQVASAHSWRDKASKTFLKKSSQHSLLEVLCPCAKRRERRDETEPLDEPLDDSDTNTLGLSAQDLRDPAAIVMAFKEGEHQEKEALLRLQKSNMCKSGLNTASCKEDKENGRWDDAMETDTSSHSENSVKENGNSNHTHATTPPQSVCVCARQPRDPQLRCHLCKDWFHGGCVPFPSLLPSSGPPVNPLCWWDWDSRFLCPRCQRSRRPRLETILALLVALQRLPVRLPEGEALQCLTERAITWQGRAKEALETAELQQALQRLQELKETLRCEAKKEEDMEGSSVIVLSDSEGEEGVIDLTDENTPKKNKDSNGTQAGCENGVGKKSNVTGVGSLLALLPLLKGQVVELSPATRERLEELQLEGDLLEVSLDQTHIISRVLQAASDPSRETLQTLIKIELEDQRRTSRGRSKDSKRKRKSHRGGSGEGAGARSLDASESKKTCPLSHSPSPHLPAQIHPEVL; encoded by the exons GATTGGCAACCACCGTTTTCAGTGGAGTTGGATAGCTTCCGCTTCACGCCCCGCATCCAGAGGCTTAATGAGTTGGAG GCGGAGACCAGAGTGAAGCTTAATTATTTGGACCGCATCGCCAGGTTTTGGGAGATCCAGGCATCCTCTTTGAAAATCCCACACATCGAAAGGCGCATCCTTGATCTTTTCAGCCTTTCAAAG GTTGTAACCGATGAAGGAGGTTTTGAGATGGTCTGTAAGGAACGGCGCTGGGCTCGTGTGGCTCAGCGGCTTGGATATCCTCCAGGCAAGAACATCGGatctctgctccgctcgcacTATGAGAGGATCGTCTACCCCTTTGAAATGTTCCAGTCTGGTGCCAGCTTGCCG CATTGCAAGCCAAAGCACTATGATGGTGAGGATGTGGATAAAGAGTACAAGCCCCACTCCATCCCCCTGCGACAGTCTGTCCAGCCATCCAAAATGAGCAGTTACGGACGCAGGGCGAACCGCTGCCAGCCTGAT GGTCCAGAGGATCTGGCCCCCCATCCTCTCACCACTGGCTCTCAACTCATCTCTGCG CCTGAACCTACAGAGGAAGACATAGAGAAGAACCCAGAACTGAAGAAGCTACAGATCTATGGCGCAGGACCTAAGATGATGGGACTTGGACTAGTGGCGAGGGACAGAGGCATCAGGAAGAAAG ATGAGCTGCCTCAAACTGTTACCGTCAAGGACAGTGTTTCTTCTGCTCCTGATGATACCTCAGTCAAAACAGAGCTACTGGAGCCTCAAGAGAGGCAGAGCGATGGCAGTACATCTAGTCCTCAACCGCCTCCCTCTAGCGTCACCGTCAAGACAGAAGTGAAGACggaaatgaagaaagaagaacCACAGGAGGAtaggaaagagaaagatgagCAAGAAGATGATGCAGATGGACCTTGCACCAAAATGACCATGAGGCTTAGACGCAACCTCAACAACCCGCAGTGT GTGGATTCCTTTGTGTGTCGTATGTGTGGGCGGGGAGATGACGACGAGAAGCTCTTGCTGTGTGATGGCTGCGATGACAACTACCACACCTACTGTCTACTCCCCCCACTCACTGATCCTCCCAAAGGCAACTGGCGATGCCCTAAGTGTGTGGCAGAA GAGTGCAAGAAGCCTTCAGAAGCATTTGGCTTTGAACAAGCTACACGAGAGTACACTCTGCAGAGTTTTGGGGAAATGGCTGATGCCTTCAAAGCAGATTACTTCAACATGCCAGTCCAT ATGGTTCCTACTGAGCTCGTGGAGAGAGAGTTCTGGAGGTTAGTCAGTAGTATCGAGGAGGACGTGACCGTTGAATATGGAGCGGACATACACTCCAAAGAGTTTGGCAGTGGCTTCCCGATGAACAATGGCAAGAGGAACCTCACAAAGGAAGAGGAC GAATACGCCCGCTCCGGCTGGAACTTGAATGTGATGCCCGTGCTGGAGCAGTCACTCCTGTGCCATATTAATGGAGACATCTCTGGGATGAAGGTGCCCTGGCTGTATGTAGGCATGGTCTTCTCAGCTTTCTGCTGGCACATTGAAGATCACTGGAGCTACTCCATCAACTACCTGCACTG GGGTGAACCCAAGACTTGGTATGGGGTTCCCTCTGTGGCAGCTGAGCGACTTGAGGAGGTGATGAAGAAGCTGACGCCAGAGCTGTTTGAGTTCCAGCCTGACCTCCTGCACCAGCTGGTCACCATCATGAACCCCAATATCCTCATGTCTCACGGTGTACCG GTTGTACGTACCAACCAATGTGCTGGTGAGTTCGTCATCACCTTCCCCAGAGCCTACCACAGTGGCTTCAATCAGGGATATAACTTTGCTGAAGCTGTCAACTTCTGCACTGCAGACTGG CTTCCTGCTGGTCGTTCCTGTATTGAGCACTACCGACGTCTAAGGAGGTATTGTGTATTCTCACATGAGGAGCTTACTTGTAAAATGGCTGCTAGCCCAGAGAAACTAGACTTAAACCTGGCTGCAGCTACACACCGGGAAATGTTCATCATTGTTCAGGAGGAGAGGAAGCTACGGAAGGGTCTGATGGAAAGG GGCATCACTGAAGCTGAGCGTGAGGCTTTTGAGCTGTTGCCCGACGATGAGAGACAGTGTGACAAATGCAAGACCACATGCTTCCTTTCCGCTCTGGCCTGCTCAAACTGTCCGGAGCGTCTGGTGTGTCTCTATCACACTCAGGACCTGTGCAACTGCCCCACTGAAAAACTCTACCTCAG GTACAGATATACCCTGGATGAGTTGTTAGCCATGTTACACCGATTAAAGGTTCGGTCCGAGTCCTTCGATTCCTGGGCCAACAGAGTAAAAGAAGCACTTGAGCAAGAAGAGGGAAACAAGATAG GAAAAGATGACCTGGAGATGCTTAAGATggaagcagcagaaaaaaagtttcCTGACAACGAACTTCTCCGGAAACTCAACACTGTTCTTAAAGACATAGAGCACTGCCAAAAGACAAGTACTGAACTCCTCAGCAACTCAAAGACCAG TGAAGCTAAGATGACCTTGGCAGAGCTGAAATCCTTGGTAGATACGATGCAGAACCTGCCCTGTGTGATGAACCAGTTGGAGGAAGTGCAG GCGGTACTGCAGACAGTGGAGGATTTCCAGAGCCGAGCTCAAGTACTGGTCAACGACAGAGACTGGAGGAAGGACTCTCCACCAACTGAGCAGTTGCAAACATTGTTGGAGCAAGGGGGCAAGCTGCCTGTTGTGGTGCCAGAGTGTAATTTACTCCAGGGCCTTCAGGAGCAGGGGCACTGGCTGACAGAGGTGAGGCGCACACTGGGAACAGAAGGAGGTGAGAGGCAGGAGGTGACGTTGGCTGTGCTGAGGAACTTGATGGAAGCAGGCTGCAACGTGCCCCAGAGCGTGTCTGTGGAGACGGCCATGGCAGAGCTTCAGGAACTGCTCACAATTGCAGAACGTTGGGAGGAGAAAGCACAGATCTGCCTAGAACAAAG aCAAAAGCACCCTCTCTCCACACTGGAGGCAATAGTAAACGAGGCCCAGCTTATCCCTGTCAAGCTGCCCAACATCCTGGCTCTGCAGGGCTGTCTGAACCGTGCACGGGCCTGGGTAACAGACCTGGAGGAAATCCag aATGGGGAGCATTACCCATGTCTGGATGACCTGGAGGGCCTGGTGGCTATTGGACGGGACTTGCCCGTCTTCATGGAGGAGCTACGACAACTGGAACTGCAGGTGGCCAGCGCTCACTCCTGGAGGGACAAGGCCAGCAAGACCTTCCTGAAGAAGAGCAGTCAGCACAGTCTTCTAGAG GTGTTGTGTCCGTGTGCAAAAAGACGAGAGAGGCGAGATGAGACTGAGCCGTTGGATGAACCATTAGATGATTCTGACACCAACACTCTGGGCCTCTCTGCTCAGGACCTGAGGGACCCTGCAGCTATT GTGATGGCGTTCAAAGAAGGGGAGCATCAGGAGAAGGAGGCACTACTGAGGTTACAGAAATCGAACATGTGTAAATCTGGACTTAACACTGCAAGTTGCAAGGAGGACAAGGAGAACGGGAGGTGGGACGACGCCATGGAAACGGACACATCCAGCCACTCAGAGAACTCTGTAAAAGAGAACGGTAACAGTAACCACACCCATGCCACCACCCCTCCTCAGTCAGTGTGCGTGTGCGCCAGGCAGCCTCGTGACCCTCAACTCCGCTGCCATCTGTGTAAGGACTGGTTCCACGGTGGCTGTGTCcctttcccctccctcctcccttcctccggACCACCGGTTAACCCCCTCTGCTGGTGGGACTGGGACTCACGATTCTTGTGTCCGCGATGCCAGCGATCGCGGCGCCCACGCCTGGAGACTATCCTGGCATTACTTGTAGCCCTGCAGCGGCTGCCAGTGCGTCTGCCTGAGGGAGAGGCGCTGCAGTGTCTCACAGAGAGGGCCATCACTTGGCAGGGCCGTGCCAAGGAGGCACTCGagacagcagagctgcagcaggcGCTTCAGAGGCTGCAAGAACTCAAAGAGACTCTCCGTTGTGAAGctaagaaagaggaagacatgGAAGGGAGTTCAGTGATTGTTTTATCAGACTCCGAGGGAGAGGAAGGAGTCATTGATCTGACTGACGAAAATACACCTAAAAAGAACAAAGACAGCAACGGCACTCAG GCCGGATGTGAAAATGGTGTTGGCAAGAAGTCAAATGTTACAG GTGTGGGTTCTCTGCTGGCACTGCTGCCTTTGCTAAAAGGCCAGGTCGTGGAACTTTCCCCGGCCACCAGGGAACggctggaggagctgcagctggaagGAGATCTGCTTGAGGTGTCTTTGGACCAGACACACATCATCAGTAGAGTCCTGCAAGCTGCCTCTGATCCATCCAGAGAAACACTGCAAACGCTCATTAAG atCGAGCTCGAAGACCAGAGACGAACCAGCCGCGGACGGAGCAAGGACTccaaaaggaagagaaagagccACAGAGGTGGCAGTGGAGAAGGGGCAGGAGCCAGATCATTGGATGCCTCAGAGTCAAAGAAAACCTGTCCCCTCAGCCACAGCCCCTCCCCTCACTTACCTGCCCAGATCCATCCAGAG GTTTTGTGA